From Aspergillus luchuensis IFO 4308 DNA, chromosome 2, nearly complete sequence:
GACGGTCGGAGATGCCGCCTTGGCAGGATGGAACCTGGCCTTGGCCCAAGAATGCTTCACCAACGCCAAGGACGTCggctctctcctccttctgcacACTGCCAGCGGCAACAAGGACGGTCTCCGTCAGCTGGCCGAGCAAGCCTCGGAAGCCGGCCTCCACAACGtcgccttctccaccttctggTCCCTTGGCGACGTTGACGGCTGCATCGACCTCCTGGTGCGTACCAACCGTCTGGCCGAATCTGTTCTCTTCGCACAGACCTACAAGCCTTCCCGTGCCCCTGCTCTCGTCGCACAATGGAAAGAGTCTCTCGAGGGCTCCGGCAAGACCAAGATCGCCCGTCTCATCGGTATCCCCCCCGGCTGCCCTGACCTCGCCGCGGACGATGACCTCTTCCCGGAGTGGGACGAGTACCTCCGTctagagaaggagggagttGTTCCTGAGCCCCCCTCCTCAGAGTCTTTGATCGACGTGCACGCCGACGAAGACGGCAATGCCGTGTCGGCAGGTAACGGTGAGCCCGAGGTGGAGGCTCAAGCCGAAGCcgaggccgaagaggaagaggccgaagaagaagaaactgaGGCATGATCTGACGATGGTTGTATAAGGTGGAGAAAGATTAGGAGAGAGCGTGTGTGAGGTTTTTTTCCTTTAATTTCCGCAGGagtaggaagaagagaagtgaTAAGAGGAAAAATTATTTCCATGTACCGTTGACAACCCTCCTACTTACTCTTATCTAGCTTGCTTGCTCATTTTTTACATAACTTTATTCATCTTTCTAGAACTATGtgttgtctttttcttttttacatCTGCTTGGTTTGTCATCATGATTCAATCTTATGTTcatcctttcttctcttttataTTTGAACATTGTATGTTTCTTTGGTTCAGTTATCCATCCTACTACCTGTATCTATCACCCCTAGTTCTAACGATTTGAAGTGATGATCATAATATTGTGTCCCCTTTTCTGCGTATGGTGACATTCGGACCGTACGATGTATAAGCTACCACACTATATTTGTTTGTGGGACGCAGATTCAGTTGTAGAGTAGATAGTAATCCCATTGTCTATGAGCCAGCCATGTCAAATCAACAAACACCCTTACCCTCAACTGGTTTAGCCCATCCCAGCGCGCAAAGAGAGCAGAACCCAGACAAAAATTTTCGACAGTAACATGAGAAGGAACAGCTAAATGGTCTAAATCGAGGACCGCTCAAATGTGTACTTTCATATGTAGATCGATCCCAAATGGATTTAACTTCCCCAGGAGCGATCCGTGTTCCGCTGGAGCAGCAAAGGATCGGACCAGCAGATCTGAAACAGAACGAGGTCGGTTCATCAGGCATACAGAGGCCCTGTGCAGAGGGCTAAAATGTGAAAGCTTTTCGCTTTACCTGTGCCGTCCGCCTGTTGTTCGAAAATGGAAGCAAATCACTGACGCAAGCCCGAGACAAATTTGTGAAATGATGCGGCAGTCAAAAGAGGTGTGATAATGACAGTAAATGAGAAATGCACGAAAGGGACCCGCCTCAATTGTATCTTGAATGCAAACCAGGATAGAAAAACACAAGCGCTCAGCCGAGATCACCGCCACAGAGAATGGATTCCAACAGAAAGATACCATATACCACTTGTGCTAAGGCGGAAAACAGGGAGAACCAGCAGTGAAGCAAGTGCTCGAGCTATGCAGAGAATATGCACGAGTAAAGGTGAAAAAGCAAGGAATTGTCTCAAACAATTTCCCTTTATGTCTTGAAGGGACGTATGGTGTTCAAGTGAGTCGATTGATGATATATCAGCTTTTTACTCGGTGATGCTACCAAAAGAGGGATCCTTGACACTGCCACCGGCGTCGCCGAGACCGGCAACCGGGCGGTTGTAAGACCAGCCTTCGAATTGTTGCTGCATAGTCTGTGACAGCATGGGGCCGTCCACGTACGAATCCTGCGGTGCTTCGGAGGTGAACTCCCGGTCGAAGTTGGTGATATCGCGAGCGCCCATCTGCAAAGGTTagtcatcatcaccgtcaTACGCTAGCCACATCAAAGAGTTACATACCACATTCGGACGGAAGCTGGGCTCGTACTTCCGCTGGAGAAGCTTGCGCCAATCGATGTTAGCGAAGAAGTGGTGCGACTTAATCTCCGCTGCGCCGTTAGCTCCCAACCGACGTTGAGGATCGCGATCAAGCAGTCGGCTCAGCAGATCCCGAGCGGCCGGGGGAACAATGTCCGTGCTGGGGAAAGTCAGGGGCTCCTGAAGGATCTTCCGATACATATCGTTGGTGTTTTCGTCgtagaaggggggaagaccCGTCAACATCTCGTAAAGGAGGACACCCAGCGTCCACCAGTCAACGGTCTTTGTGTATCCGTTTCCAAGCAAAAGCTCGGGTGCGAGGTATTCAGGGGTACCACAGAACGCTGTGTAGAAGGTTAGACGGATTCAGGTTGAAAGCAGGGGTAATCTTACTGTTTGTgcgatcctcatccttcatgTCCAACTTGCACAGACCAAAGTCGCACAGAGCAATGTGGCCAGTGTAATCCAGAAGAATGTTTTCAGGCTTGAGATCACGGTAGATGACCTTGAAACCATGCAGGCACTCCAGCGCACAGAGCAGCTCGGCAGTGTAAAAACGGGCCCGGTTGATATCAAAGCGCTGCTCGCGCTGAAGGTGATGGAACAGCTCACCGCCGTTGACGAAAGCAAGGACGAGGTACAGCTTCTCCGGAGACTGGAAGGAGAACTTGAGAGGGACGATGAAGGGGTTGTTGATTTGAGAGAGCACGGATCTTTCGGCGAGGGTGTGGGTGACTTCCGACCGTGAGATGATGTGCGCCTTGCGGATAGTCTTGAGGGCGTAAATCCGACCCGTATCCTTCTTCATGACCTGCATGACCTTGCCGAAACTACCCTTACCCACAACCTTCAGCAACTCGAAGTCTTCCAGCTTCATGCTGCGCTGCTTGTTCTCGACGAAGGAGACACCAATCTTGATGGAACCGGTGCCGAACTGCATATCCAGCCATTCGGCGCCCAGCTGGCCCAGCTGGCGCTCCTGCGGCgtcttcttggacttggggTCTTCCGCATGGGGCTGAGCCTCTTCGAAACGAGGATGTACCTTGACGGCGCCGAGGAAGATATCCTCGCTGCGACCAGCGCCAGGACGAGCCGTGGGGTTCCGCAAATACAACTGAACGTTCAATTCCGTCTTGCGCGACACATCAAACTTATAAGCCGTGTTGTCTCCAGCCCACAAGGGGTTTTCGGGGGAACCAGAAACGGCGTCGACGAAAACTTGGTTCTTTTCGAAATCCAGAAGGGCATAGGGGAGGTACTTGGTCGAATAGCGACCGTGGGAGGTCGGAGCGGCATTGATACCCCCGCTGGTGGACTGAGGGCGACCGCTGGGGACGTAGGAGGCGGCCTGTCCGTGTGCAGAGTGGGATGACGAAGAGCTTGGACGCATGCCATAGGAACCGCTGCTCTGGAAATGGGAGTTGAAGATCTGTTGGTagtggggggaaagagagaagccTCGACCTTCGTGGAGGGTGACGATCAGGATTCCGGGCTTGACAGGGGCCACGGGCGGGGAGACGAGCGACTCCGAGGCATCTTTAAGAGAGTGTTAGACGGTCGGCAGAGAATTGAAGAGAGTAGGAACAACATACTGATTCCATTGGAGTTTGTTGTGGAGATACTGGGGGTTTGCGAAACAACGGGGGTCTCTTCGCCAGAATCACCTttgatggtggatgtggaggaggatcggGTGAATGTTTGGGTCAAAGGAGCCAAGTGCGTCTCCTTTAGTTCTGTATGAGGGAATTAATTCATTAGCATCCGATATGCCGGGACAGAGGAAACAACAACCGGGCATAAACATCGCACATACTTCTAGTGAGTTTCCACGACATTGTCATAGGTATGTTCTAGCAAGCGAATCCAGGGTGTGTATATGTTTGGAGAAAgggcgaagagggagaggaggggaacaGGAAAAGAGAGGATCAATTTGAACAGTCTTCCGACGGTTttaaggaagaggaaaaggagagaggaATAGGAGGCCAACAACTGGGTCGGAGGCCtggcagagaagaagggcaaaaCGAGCCAGACCAGTCAAGTGCAGTGATAATATGCAGAACCGCCACAGCCACAGCGGTCAGCGACacagaaaaaagagggaggagaagagagggagggagagaggaatgaggagggcgagggtaagtaagtagtagtagtagtggtttCAGGAACCACCGATCGGGGCGGGAACAGGGGAACACCCGCAAACTGTACAAGACGCTTGAAGAACAAAcgaaatgatgatggaagtaGAACCAGGGTCGGGGACACGATGGAacgacgagaaggaggatcGACCCGGAAAAGTGACTTTTTTAGGGAGAGACAGTTGATAAGGCGAattgggggggaaagaattgggaaatggggggaggaggagtaggaggggggggaaagggaagagggggtgaATGAATGAAGGTGGGAAAGGGACTGAGCGAGGCTGAACTCTGAATAGAATAAGTCGCCGCCACTCCGTCCTTCATTGGCCCAGGAACCCCGTTGCCTGAATGTGTGCCTGGGGCACGAATATTTGTCACCCTGAGGCGGTGCATTCCCAGATCGTAATCTAGTCCCGATAAAGTAACCACCAAGTGCACTAGCCTCAGAGCTTAGCCACCGCCCACCCCCCAGAACCTCGAATCGTCCGTCCGCCGATACGCGACCAGTCTCCTGTTCACTGCAAACTGCTACTATCACAATCCTTCAGCCATCCCCAGAAACCTTGTTGGTATTACGGTTCTTGTCTGTGCTGGATCGACTTTTTGGGGACTAACCTGACGTTGAGCCCTCAAGGTTACTCCACCCTAGTTTCCCCGGCATTTCCCCCCGCTCATCGACTGCGGAGACGTACATCCCTTTGCGCTACCGTCGTTCTCCGGACCATCACCTTCATACCCGACGCGCATCCCTCTTTTCTCATTAGTTCCAAATTGCCCTCTCATTTCACTGGAGGGCGTGTCGGTGTGGTTGAAACGGATCCGGGAACATTGGAGGATGAAAGGGACCCGCGACCGATGGGTGTAATACGGAAGAAGACCGCCTCGCGCGGCACTGAAGCGGGCACCAAGTATCACTGTGATATCTGCTCGGTTGATGTGACTTCGACGGTACAGTCTGCGATCCGTGTTCTAGAAATCTTCGCCTCTTGTCGGCCTTAAACCTAATCTATCGGTCTCTTACTAGGTTCGCGTATCTTGCGCCCATCCCGCCTGCCACGAATACGATCTCTGCGTCCCCTGCTTCGCTGCCGGAGAGAAATCCAAGAACCATGACCCGTCAACGCATCCATTCCAGGTGATCGAACAGAACTCGGTCCCGATCTTCGAGGAGGACTGGGGTGCGGACGAGgagctcctgctgctggaagGCGCCGAGATCTACGGACTGGGATCATGGGCGGACATTGCAGACCACATTGGTGGTTACCGCACCAAGGAGGAGGTTCGCGACCACTACATCAGCGCCTATATCGATAGCCCGAACTTCCCGTTACCGGAACGCGCCGATCCGGACGACAAGCGCCTTTCGGAGGCCATTTCGAAGGAAGAATTCCAGGCGCGGAAGAAACGCCGCATCGAAGAGCGCAAAGAGGCGGCCAAGGCAGCTCCACCCACAACaccgaagcagaagcctACTGCCAGTGTACCGGCTTGTCACGAAGTGCAGGGCTACATGCCGGGTCGGTTGGAGTTTGAGACAGAGTTCATGAACGAAGCCGAGGAAGCGGTGCAGCACATGACATTCGAGCCTGGTGCGGGCGAGACGGCGAACGGCGAGACAGACGCGGAGATGGAATTGAAGATGACCGTGGTGGATATCTATAACTCGCGGCTTACGGCGCGCACggagcgcaagaagatccTCTTCGAGCACAACCTCCTTGAGTACCGCAAGAACACTgcactggagaagaagcgcacGAAAGAAGAGCGCGACTTGCTGAACAAGGCAAAGCCGTTTGCCCGGATGATGAACCACGATGATTTTGAAGAGTTCAACAAGGGCCTCGAGTACGAGCACAACCTGCGGCTAGCCATCACGCAGCTCCAGGAGTGGCGCCAAATGGGTATCGGTGATCTCAAGGGCGGAGAGAAATACGAACAGGAGAAGCAACAGCGGGCACAGCGGATGGTGCCGCAGGGCTCGTTTGATCGGTTCGCCAGCACGCGACCGACGAAGCAGTCGCAGCAACCAGAACAGCCGTCCGCTGCTAGTCAGCTGACGACCCCGGAGCTTCCTCTCCGGCTCCAAAAGGCGTCCGGGGCGCCTAAGGCACCAGAGCCTGTCAACCCGCCGATGAATGATTTTGATCGGGCGTTTGCCGCCACCAACGGCGACGTCAGCACGCCGCAGCCAGTGAAGACCAAGTTTGTGATCCAGCCACTCAACGGAGTGATTCCATGGAAGCTGGAGAACGAGGGAGCACCGGATCTGCACCTGCTGAccaaggaggaggtcgaggtgTGCAATGTGCTGCACATGCAGCCCAAGCCGTACCTAGTAATTAAGGAGACGTTATTGAAAGAGGCGATGAAGCAGGGCGGCAGtttaaagaagaaggacgcGCGAGCTATTTGCAAGGTaaccctctttccctctgcCAGCGAAAAAGAGTGAAATGGAATACTGACAAAGATTTCTACAGGTCGACAGTACCAAGACGAGTCGGATCTACGATTTCATGGTACACAGCGGCTGGATCAACAAGAGCTGAGCGTCTGATTTGCATGAGCAGGATACCACGTGGTTCTGTGTAAGGAGTTGCGGCGTTGTGAGGTAGATGATACGATTTACGGATTTGATTCAGTGATTAAGTAGATGGACATATAGTTTATCTATACAAGGGACAAATTAATCCTTCAATTAACTATAAAGTAAacagaatttattttattcatcACGACTTCCCACGTAGCTACTCCAGTCAACCATAAAACAAGAGACAGTAATCGGAACCGATACCCACCAACTAACCACAGAACCAGTCTAGCGGCAAGACCGTCTTCTCCGCATTCCAATCTAACCAGCTTACCTTAAGTATAACATCCGACCGAACCTCGGCATCATTAAAGACCCGTAATCAATCATACACCTTtataacaacaacaccactcCTCCCCCTACCTACCTTGAACAATAACCCTCACCACACCCCAATCCACATACCACACTatccaaaagaaaagaaaaaagatggCACcaaccctccccacccccgctTCAAACACAAtaaccctctccctcccccacccacAAGTCCTCCTAGTCACTCTCTCCCGACCCAAAGCACTAAACAGCATTTCCACTGCGGGCCACCACGACCTCCACGCCATCTGGACCTGGATGGACAACGAGCCCTCAATAAGAGTAGGCATATTGACTGGATCCGGGAGGGCGTTTTGCGCGGGCGCAGACCTCAAAGGTAATACCCATACCCATACTCATACCCATACCCCATATCCCCCTCAATCCTCCACTACATCTCTCCCCTCAACATAATACTCATGCATATATGTACTACATACAGAATGGAACACCAACGTTCAAACccccacatcatcatccaccagtaccccctccaccccctccaccccagGCATGCCCCCCAGCGGCTTCGGGGGCCTCTCCCGACGGAGCGGCAAAAAGCCTATTATCTGCGCAGTGAACGGGCTCTGCCTGGGGGGCGGATGCGAGATGGTGCTCAACGCCGACATGGTGATCGCTTCCTCTAAAGCGTATTTCGGGTTGCCGGAGGTGCAGCGCGGGGTGGTGGCGTGGGCGGGGGCGTTGCCGCGGCTGGGGAGGATTGTGGGACGGCAgagggcgatggagatggcgttgacggggaggaaggttcctgcggaggaggcggagaggtGGGGGATTGTGAATgaggttgttggtgatgatggggggaaaggggtggtggagagggcggTGGAGGTTGCGGTGCAGATTGCGGGGAATAGTCCTGATGCGGTGTTGGTTAGTCGGGAGGGAATCAAgttgggatgggaggggattggggtggaggaggcgacGAGATTGTTGACGGAGGGGTGGTCGGACAAGTTGAATCAGGGGGAGAATATCAGGGAGGGATTGAGGGCGTttgtggagaagaggaagcctgTCTGGAGGGATAGTAAGTTGTAAGTAATCGGTTAAGATCTATATTGGCTACAGTTTGTGAGAGACCTGGCATATATTCATGTTCAGTCATGTATTCGTGCTAGTTGCCTGCAACTATGTACATCATTATCATGTTATGACTATGCTAATCCGTTTCCATACCCATGCTCCATATCCGCGCCGACCAGTGTTCGCCGTATCCCAGATGGCCTGTCACCGTCCTGCGGCGGGGCCAGTTGTACATGCAGGTGATCGACTCGGAATGCTTTCGCAGTTTTCGTAATTGTAATCGTGAACATTAAAGAAGACAATGTGCAACAACAGCCATGCCTTTACTTCGTCCCCTGCTGCACCTTGCGCACCCGCTCCAGCACGGCAGGATACAGAGGGTGTTTCTGTTCCAGGCCGGTGAGGTTGCTGGTGGCATCTTCCGCCGACTGTTCTTGGAGGATGTTAGCGAGCTCGGCACTCTCGTCATCACCAGGCACGTTCTGGAAGCGCAGAGCCATCTCGACAGCGTCCATCAAAGAGTCATACTTCATGCCGCGCTCGGCCAGCTGCGAAGCCGGTCCAATGAAACGCTCCTTGCCAGACAGCTTGCGCAGGGGAGCACGACCCACGCGTTCAACATTGTCCTCCAGATAAGGGTTGGAGATCCGGCTGACGATCTTATCGACGTactccttctgctcctcctctgAGATGCCGTGCTTGGTCACGATGAGCGAGGCAGTCTCCTCAAGAACTTTGTGAACAAGTCCACGAATTTCCTTATCCTCCAGAGCGTCGGCAATCATCTTCTTGCCCCGGAAGTGACCAAAGTAGGCAGTAGTAGCATGGCCGGTGTTGACGGTGAACAATTTGCGCTCAATGTATGGCTCCAGGTTGTCGACCCAGTGGATGGCAGGAATGTCTGGGTGGCCGACAGAGCCAAAGGGAGTCTTCTCGACAGCCCATTCGTAGAACTTCTCAATGCGGACATCGAGGCCACTGTTGGGGGCTTGCTGAGGGACGATGCGGTCAATGGCAGAGTTGGCAAACTGGGCGCGGTCGTACAGGGACTCGACGCGGTCCTTGCTGGTGTGCTGCTTGATGAAGCCGTGCAGGGTGTCGGTAGCACCAATGGCATTCTCACAGGCAATAACCGCGACAGGCTTAGACTCTGTGCGAGCATCGATACCCTTGGCAATGACAGGGGCGATGAACTTGAGAATGTTGGGGCCCACAGCACAGGTCACGACATCAGCCGTAGCAATCTCTTGGATGACATCGCTCTCATGGGTCTTGGAGTTGATGGCACGgtagttggtgatggtggtggtgtgctCACCCTCCTCACTGACCTCAGTCACATTGTACGACTTGTTCTGCTGCAGAGCCTCGACCATCTTGTCCATGACATCGACGAAGACTACTTCGTAGCCTGCCTTGTGGAGGAATTCGGCGACGAAGCCACGGCCGATGTTACCACCGCCGAACTGGATAGCCTTCTTTCCCATGATGTAGTGGAAGTATGACTTAGTAGAAggggggttgaggttgaggtagAGTAATTGGAAGACTGATCAAgtgaagaagttgatcagtAGTATGAGGGGTGACTTGATATTGCGAAAAGAAGAGTGGTGTTGAAGACAAAGGAAGGTTGAGAattgaagaggagaggatggagagaagaagaggggggaatggaggggtatataaagtataatgAGCGAAATAAGAGAGAATGAGGCAGTCACGATGGAAACAACGGGAAAGTGCAACGGTGAATGAAACCGAGACTTTTCACGATGTTCGGGCCAATTCCAGTAAGTGGGGGAAAAAGACACACGCAGTGACTATGATCCAAGTAAAAGGGAACAAGACTAACTGACTATGACTTAATGGATCACGATGAGGCCCAATCCAAGCCCTTCCAAACAGGACCAGAGCCGGCCGTTCCAATGAGCGGCGATGACGCAGGCCCAAAGCGGATTGGCCATGCGGGCATTTTCAAGCCCTGCACGCCTCCCCTTACTTTGCTTCTATCCCAATCAGACACGGCCACTGTCATGGTCCCGGTTGATTCCGCACCCACAGACAATCCTGTCCTTGTCGCATGTGCGACTGTGCCATCGTGAGGTTGACGACGCGATAAACTAATGGCTCGTTGGCCCGTTAGCCCGGATGGCCTTCGACTAACTAATAGTctacgtactactagtgGTGCTACTGTAAGTCATCTCACAGAATCTCATCCCAGCCGGTTCTAATCCGTCTTTCTTCCCAACAAGTCATCTTCCCTGAACGTTGTGTACCTATACTCCGATCGCTGACCTTTAATGGGCTGGTGTGTGCTGCTTGTTGGTCCTGTTCTCAGGTCTCCTACATCATTCCCCTgactatcatcatcgtccaacCGGTCGttaacatcatcatcatggaatcAAATCGAGTATCCACCAGGGGTTGACCCACCGCTGGTGTCAGGCCAGCGATGGAATGGATAATTCAAAGAGATTCTACTGTTAGCGCTGGACGATGCCGGGAACGAGCAGCGCCGGAGGGGCCAAGGGAGGCCATGCGCCCTCGTCATTCGACCCGAGCCCAAACCTACTCCACTGGTGACGTGACCGGTTCTTCCCCCCAAGCAACGCTACGCTGCACTGTACCACACTATCGTCGGTTACCCCCAGTGGATGCGATCAACAATGGATGGCCGTAGAATCCCTTTCATGGGGTTTCTGTGGGTCTTTATATCCGGCTCCCTCTTATCCCCAAGACAAACCCAATAGCTTCATGTTCTATAGCCTGGCTGGATGTATTCCTTGCATTTCGATTCATTTCTATCCGCACTATCTACCCTTTCCATCAAATACAG
This genomic window contains:
- a CDS encoding serine/threonine-protein kinase (COG:T;~EggNog:ENOG410Q6RP;~InterPro:IPR017441,IPR008271,IPR000961,IPR000719, IPR011009;~PFAM:PF07714,PF00069;~go_function: GO:0004672 - protein kinase activity [Evidence IEA];~go_function: GO:0004674 - protein serine/threonine kinase activity [Evidence IEA];~go_function: GO:0005524 - ATP binding [Evidence IEA];~go_process: GO:0006468 - protein phosphorylation [Evidence IEA]), with protein sequence MTMSWKLTRKLKETHLAPLTQTFTRSSSTSTIKGDSGEETPVVSQTPSISTTNSNGINASESLVSPPVAPVKPGILIVTLHEGRGFSLSPHYQQIFNSHFQSSGSYGMRPSSSSSHSAHGQAASYVPSGRPQSTSGGINAAPTSHGRYSTKYLPYALLDFEKNQVFVDAVSGSPENPLWAGDNTAYKFDVSRKTELNVQLYLRNPTARPGAGRSEDIFLGAVKVHPRFEEAQPHAEDPKSKKTPQERQLGQLGAEWLDMQFGTGSIKIGVSFVENKQRSMKLEDFELLKVVGKGSFGKVMQVMKKDTGRIYALKTIRKAHIISRSEVTHTLAERSVLSQINNPFIVPLKFSFQSPEKLYLVLAFVNGGELFHHLQREQRFDINRARFYTAELLCALECLHGFKVIYRDLKPENILLDYTGHIALCDFGLCKLDMKDEDRTNTFCGTPEYLAPELLLGNGYTKTVDWWTLGVLLYEMLTGLPPFYDENTNDMYRKILQEPLTFPSTDIVPPAARDLLSRLLDRDPQRRLGANGAAEIKSHHFFANIDWRKLLQRKYEPSFRPNVVCNSLMWLAYDGDDD
- the adaB gene encoding chromatin-binding transcription regulator ADA2 (COG:B;~EggNog:ENOG410PFFS;~InterPro:IPR041983,IPR017884,IPR043145,IPR016827, IPR009057,IPR007526,IPR001005,IPR000433;~PFAM:PF00249,PF00569,PF04433;~go_function: GO:0003713 - transcription coactivator activity [Evidence IEA];~go_function: GO:0005515 - protein binding [Evidence IEA];~go_function: GO:0008270 - zinc ion binding [Evidence IEA];~go_process: GO:0006357 - regulation of transcription by RNA polymerase II [Evidence IEA];~go_process: GO:0035065 - regulation of histone acetylation [Evidence IEA]), which gives rise to MGVIRKKTASRGTEAGTKYHCDICSVDVTSTVRVSCAHPACHEYDLCVPCFAAGEKSKNHDPSTHPFQVIEQNSVPIFEEDWGADEELLLLEGAEIYGLGSWADIADHIGGYRTKEEVRDHYISAYIDSPNFPLPERADPDDKRLSEAISKEEFQARKKRRIEERKEAAKAAPPTTPKQKPTASVPACHEVQGYMPGRLEFETEFMNEAEEAVQHMTFEPGAGETANGETDAEMELKMTVVDIYNSRLTARTERKKILFEHNLLEYRKNTALEKKRTKEERDLLNKAKPFARMMNHDDFEEFNKGLEYEHNLRLAITQLQEWRQMGIGDLKGGEKYEQEKQQRAQRMVPQGSFDRFASTRPTKQSQQPEQPSAASQLTTPELPLRLQKASGAPKAPEPVNPPMNDFDRAFAATNGDVSTPQPVKTKFVIQPLNGVIPWKLENEGAPDLHLLTKEEVEVCNVLHMQPKPYLVIKETLLKEAMKQGGSLKKKDARAICKVDSTKTSRIYDFMVHSGWINKS
- a CDS encoding enoyl-CoA hydratase/isomerase family protein (COG:I;~EggNog:ENOG410PH1Q;~InterPro:IPR001753,IPR029045,IPR014748;~PFAM:PF00378;~go_function: GO:0003824 - catalytic activity [Evidence IEA]), which encodes MAPTLPTPASNTITLSLPHPQVLLVTLSRPKALNSISTAGHHDLHAIWTWMDNEPSIRVGILTGSGRAFCAGADLKEWNTNVQTPTSSSTSTPSTPSTPGMPPSGFGGLSRRSGKKPIICAVNGLCLGGGCEMVLNADMVIASSKAYFGLPEVQRGVVAWAGALPRLGRIVGRQRAMEMALTGRKVPAEEAERWGIVNEVVGDDGGKGVVERAVEVAVQIAGNSPDAVLVSREGIKLGWEGIGVEEATRLLTEGWSDKLNQGENIREGLRAFVEKRKPVWRDSKL
- a CDS encoding mannitol-1-phosphate 5-dehydrogenase (COG:C;~EggNog:ENOG410PKMJ;~InterPro:IPR013118,IPR036291,IPR023028,IPR000669, IPR013131,IPR008927,IPR013328;~PFAM:PF01232,PF08125;~go_function: GO:0003824 - catalytic activity [Evidence IEA];~go_function: GO:0008926 - mannitol-1-phosphate 5-dehydrogenase activity [Evidence IEA];~go_function: GO:0016491 - oxidoreductase activity [Evidence IEA];~go_process: GO:0019594 - mannitol metabolic process [Evidence IEA];~go_process: GO:0055114 - oxidation-reduction process [Evidence IEA]); its protein translation is MGKKAIQFGGGNIGRGFVAEFLHKAGYEVVFVDVMDKMVEALQQNKSYNVTEVSEEGEHTTTITNYRAINSKTHESDVIQEIATADVVTCAVGPNILKFIAPVIAKGIDARTESKPVAVIACENAIGATDTLHGFIKQHTSKDRVESLYDRAQFANSAIDRIVPQQAPNSGLDVRIEKFYEWAVEKTPFGSVGHPDIPAIHWVDNLEPYIERKLFTVNTGHATTAYFGHFRGKKMIADALEDKEIRGLVHKVLEETASLIVTKHGISEEEQKEYVDKIVSRISNPYLEDNVERVGRAPLRKLSGKERFIGPASQLAERGMKYDSLMDAVEMALRFQNVPGDDESAELANILQEQSAEDATSNLTGLEQKHPLYPAVLERVRKVQQGTK